A window of the Mytilus trossulus isolate FHL-02 unplaced genomic scaffold, PNRI_Mtr1.1.1.hap1 h1tg000050l__unscaffolded, whole genome shotgun sequence genome harbors these coding sequences:
- the LOC134699244 gene encoding N66 matrix protein-like has product MKAVVIFSCLFVTVCGMGIQKRDADLGEINSDNDDLAIDSLMNYLRKRWSIGSGNKGNNNQANNNNNIGNSHVENNKDTHVAGFGNIGDFGKKRSWSNEDKRWDIGSGNKGDGNQANNNQNIGNSHVENNKNTHVAGIGNMGDFGKKRSWSNEDKRWDIGSGNKGNGNQANNNNDIGNSHVENNKNTHVAGIGNMGDFGRKRDWNIGSGNTGNHNSANGNSNIGNSEKYDDKNTNVYGVGNIGDFGRKRDWSYEGKRWSIGSGNKGNGNTANDNSNIGNSYEENNKDTNVIGAGNFGNFDGKR; this is encoded by the exons ATGAAGGCTGTAGTAATATTTAGCTGTCTGTTCGTCACAGTATGTG GAATGGGTATTCAAAAGAGAGATGCCGATCTTGGAGAAATAAATAGTGACAATGATGATTTAGCCATTGATTCCCTAATGAATTATCTCAG GAAAAGGTGGAGTATAGGCAGTGGCAACAAAGGAAATAATAACCAagcaaacaacaacaacaacattgGTAATTCGCATgtagaaaataataaagataCACATGTAGCGGGTTTCGGGAATATCGGAGACTTTGGAAAAAAACGTAGCTGGTCAAATGAGGATAAAAGATGGGATATAGGAAGTGGCAACAAAGGAGATGGTAATCAAGCAAACAACAACCAAAATATCGGTAATTCGCatgtagaaaataataaaaatacacatGTAGCGGGAATAGGCAATATGGGAGATTTTGGAAAAAAACGAAGCTGGTCAAATGAGGATAAAAGATGGGATATAGGCAGTGGCAACAAAGGTAATGGTAATCAAGCAAACAACAACAACGACATCGGTAATTCTCatgttgaaaataataaaaatacacatGTAGCGGGAATAGGCAATATGGGAGACTTTGGAAGGAAACGTGACTGGAATATTGGAAGTGGAAATACAGGCAATCATAATTCTGCAAATGGCAATAGTAACATCGGCAATAGCGAGAAGTATGATGACaagaatacaaatgtatatggcGTCGGAAATATCGGAGACTTTGGAAGAAAACGTGACTGGTCTTATGAAGGTAAACGATGGAGTATAGGAAGTGGCAACAAAGGGAATGGTAACACTGCAAATGACAACAGCAACATAGGTAATTCGtatgaagaaaataataaagataCAAATGTTATAGGAGCTGGAAATTTCGGAAACTTTGATGGGAAACGATAA